One region of Mycobacterium riyadhense genomic DNA includes:
- the prfA gene encoding peptide chain release factor 1, translating into MTQPVQTIDVLLAEHAELELALADPELHSKPDEARKVGRRFARLAPIVATHRKLVSAREDLETARELAADDESFADEVAELESRVVELDTQLTDMLAPRDPHDADDIVLEVKSGEGGEESALFAADLARMYIRYAERHGWTVTVLDETTSDLGGYKDATLAIASKGDSADGVWSRMKFEGGVHRVQRVPVTESQGRVHTSAAGVLVYPEPEEVGEVHIDESDLRIDVYRSSGKGGQGVNTTDSAVRITHLPTGIVVTCQNERSQLQNKARALQVLAARLQALAEEQALADASADRASQIRTVDRSERIRTYNFPENRITDHRIGFKSHNLDQVLDGDLDALFDALGAADKQARLQQQT; encoded by the coding sequence ATGACGCAGCCCGTACAGACGATTGACGTGCTGCTCGCCGAACATGCCGAACTCGAGCTTGCTCTGGCAGATCCGGAACTGCACAGCAAGCCGGACGAGGCGCGCAAAGTCGGACGCCGGTTTGCCCGACTGGCCCCGATCGTCGCCACCCACCGCAAGTTGGTGTCCGCGCGCGAAGACCTCGAGACCGCACGTGAACTCGCCGCCGACGACGAATCGTTCGCTGACGAGGTGGCCGAACTGGAATCACGGGTAGTCGAACTGGACACCCAACTCACCGACATGCTGGCACCGCGCGACCCCCATGACGCCGATGACATCGTGCTCGAAGTCAAATCCGGTGAGGGGGGCGAAGAGTCGGCTTTGTTCGCGGCCGACTTGGCCAGGATGTACATCCGCTACGCCGAGCGGCATGGCTGGACGGTGACGGTTCTGGACGAGACGACGTCGGATCTTGGCGGCTACAAGGACGCGACGCTGGCCATTGCGAGCAAAGGCGACAGCGCCGACGGCGTGTGGTCGCGAATGAAATTCGAGGGCGGGGTCCACCGGGTGCAGCGGGTCCCAGTGACGGAATCCCAAGGCCGCGTGCATACTTCGGCGGCAGGCGTGCTGGTCTATCCGGAACCCGAAGAGGTCGGCGAGGTGCACATCGACGAGTCGGATTTGCGCATCGACGTATACCGGTCCTCGGGCAAGGGCGGCCAGGGTGTCAATACCACCGACTCCGCGGTCCGGATCACTCACCTGCCCACCGGGATTGTCGTCACCTGCCAAAACGAACGCTCTCAGCTGCAGAACAAGGCTCGTGCGTTGCAGGTGTTGGCCGCACGCCTGCAGGCACTGGCCGAGGAGCAGGCGCTGGCCGACGCTTCGGCGGATCGGGCCAGCCAGATCCGAACAGTCGACCGCAGCGAACGCATTCGCACCTACAACTTTCCGGAGAACCGGATCACCGATCACCGGATCGGCTTTAAGTCACACAATCTCGATCAAGTCCTCGACGGTGACCTGGACGCGCTGTTCGACGCGCTGGGAGCCGCCGACAAGCAGGCCCGGCTGCAACAACAGACATGA
- the rpmE gene encoding 50S ribosomal protein L31 yields MKTDIHPAYEETTVVCGCGNTFHTRSTKPGGRIVVEVCSQCHPFYTGKQKILDSGGRVARFEKRYGKRKAADKAESADK; encoded by the coding sequence ATGAAGACTGACATTCATCCGGCCTACGAGGAAACCACCGTGGTGTGCGGATGCGGCAATACGTTCCATACGCGCAGCACCAAGCCCGGTGGCCGCATCGTGGTCGAGGTTTGCTCGCAGTGCCACCCGTTCTACACCGGCAAGCAGAAGATTCTGGACAGTGGCGGCCGGGTCGCCCGCTTCGAGAAGCGTTACGGCAAGCGCAAGGCGGCTGACAAGGCCGAATCGGCCGACAAATAG
- the rho gene encoding transcription termination factor Rho: protein MTDTDLITAGGSTDANKQSDSATTETPDVKTNPDVKSTVPTGSLSTMVLPELRALANQAGVKGTSGMRKNELIAAIQEIRGQANGVSAGGALTQESGQQSGNADSPAAETPAAQEAPRAAARTQAQEGQSDSSGDAPRRERRAGSREAGSPATATEDTATRGADTRQATQPDTKTDGRAPEPGTDQSGDQQGSGQQTRTDEDGEGRQGRRGRRFRDRRRRGERTGDGAEAELREDDVVQPVAGILDVLDNYAFVRTSGYLAGPHDVYVSMNMVRKNGLRRGDAVTGAVRVPREGEAGDRNPRQKFNPLVRLDSINGGSIEDAKKRPEFGKLTPLYPNQRLRLETTTERLTTRVIDLIMPIGKGQRALIVSPPKAGKTTILQDIANAITRNNPECHLMVVLVDERPEEVTDMQRSVKGEVIASTFDRPPSDHTSVAELAIERAKRLVEQGKDVVVLLDSITRLGRAYNNASPASGRILSGGVDSTALYPPKRFLGAARNIEEGGSLTIIATAMVETGSTGDTVIFEEFKGTGNAELKLDRKIAERRVFPAVDVNPSGTRKDELLLSPDEFAIVHKLRRVLSGLDSHQAIDLLMSQLRKTKNNYEFLVQVSKTTPGSMDND from the coding sequence GTGACTGATACGGACCTCATCACGGCTGGCGGAAGCACCGACGCCAATAAGCAATCGGATTCCGCGACCACAGAGACTCCAGACGTCAAAACCAATCCCGACGTCAAATCCACCGTGCCGACAGGCTCACTGAGCACCATGGTGCTGCCCGAACTGCGCGCGCTAGCTAACCAAGCCGGCGTCAAGGGGACCTCGGGCATGCGCAAGAACGAACTGATTGCCGCGATTCAGGAAATCAGGGGACAGGCCAACGGCGTATCAGCCGGTGGTGCCCTAACTCAAGAATCCGGCCAGCAATCGGGCAATGCGGACTCGCCGGCCGCCGAGACCCCGGCTGCCCAAGAAGCTCCTCGAGCAGCCGCCCGAACCCAGGCCCAAGAGGGCCAGAGCGATTCCTCCGGCGACGCGCCGCGTAGGGAACGACGCGCAGGCTCCCGGGAAGCGGGATCGCCCGCTACCGCGACCGAGGACACCGCCACCCGGGGCGCTGACACCCGCCAAGCGACCCAACCGGACACCAAGACCGACGGCCGCGCCCCGGAGCCGGGTACCGATCAAAGCGGTGATCAACAGGGCTCGGGGCAACAAACTCGTACCGACGAGGACGGCGAGGGACGCCAGGGCCGGCGGGGACGCCGCTTTCGCGACCGCCGGCGCCGCGGTGAACGGACGGGCGACGGCGCCGAAGCCGAACTGCGTGAGGACGACGTTGTCCAGCCGGTGGCCGGCATCCTTGACGTCCTGGACAACTATGCGTTCGTGCGTACCTCCGGTTACCTGGCCGGTCCGCATGACGTGTATGTGTCGATGAACATGGTGCGCAAGAACGGCCTGCGCCGCGGTGATGCGGTGACGGGCGCGGTTCGGGTGCCCCGAGAAGGAGAGGCAGGCGACAGAAATCCGCGGCAGAAATTCAACCCGCTGGTGCGTCTGGACAGCATCAACGGTGGATCGATCGAAGATGCCAAGAAGCGGCCCGAGTTCGGCAAGCTGACGCCGTTGTACCCCAACCAGCGGCTTCGTTTGGAGACCACCACCGAACGGCTGACCACTCGCGTCATCGACCTCATCATGCCGATCGGCAAGGGCCAGCGTGCCCTGATCGTGTCGCCGCCCAAGGCCGGCAAGACGACGATTCTGCAGGACATCGCCAACGCCATCACCAGGAACAACCCGGAATGCCACCTGATGGTTGTGCTGGTCGACGAGCGGCCTGAAGAGGTCACCGACATGCAGCGCTCGGTCAAGGGAGAGGTCATCGCCTCAACGTTCGACCGGCCGCCGTCGGACCACACGTCGGTCGCCGAGTTAGCGATTGAGCGGGCCAAGCGGCTTGTGGAGCAGGGCAAAGACGTCGTCGTGCTGCTCGACTCGATCACCCGACTGGGCCGCGCCTACAACAACGCCTCACCGGCGTCGGGCCGCATCCTGTCCGGTGGTGTCGACTCGACCGCCCTGTACCCGCCCAAGCGTTTCCTGGGCGCCGCACGCAACATCGAGGAAGGTGGGTCGCTGACCATCATCGCTACCGCGATGGTCGAGACCGGATCCACCGGTGACACGGTCATCTTCGAGGAGTTCAAGGGCACCGGCAATGCCGAGCTCAAGCTGGACCGCAAGATCGCCGAGCGGCGGGTTTTCCCCGCGGTCGACGTCAACCCCTCCGGCACCCGCAAGGACGAGCTCCTGCTGTCGCCCGACGAGTTCGCCATCGTGCACAAGCTGCGCCGAGTCCTGTCGGGGCTGGATTCCCACCAAGCAATCGACTTGCTGATGTCGCAGCTGCGCAAGACGAAGAACAACTACGAATTCCTGGTCCAGGTGTCCAAGACGACGCCGGGGTCGATGGACAACGACTAG
- the thrB gene encoding homoserine kinase, with protein sequence MLPAGLVASAVVSASSANLGPGFDSIGLALRLCDEIIVETTGSGLAVEVEGEGADQVPLGPDHLVVRAIRHGLQALEVSAPGLVVRCRNDIPHSRGLGSSAAAVVSGLAAVNGLVAQTDSTPLSAAQLIQLSSEFEGHPDNAAAAVLGGAVVSWIDRSAGPPKYSAVPLRLHPDIHLFCAIPEERSSTAETRVLLPAQVSHDDARFNVSRAALLVVALTERPDLLMAATEDVLHQPQRAQAMLASAEYLRLLRRHNVAATLSGAGPALIALTTEPELPREAVQYGAANGFAITATTTGDGVRWSPGVTVPG encoded by the coding sequence GTGCTGCCTGCCGGACTCGTGGCGAGCGCAGTGGTGTCGGCATCGAGTGCCAACCTCGGCCCGGGCTTCGACAGCATCGGCTTGGCGCTGCGTCTTTGCGACGAGATCATTGTCGAGACAACAGGTTCCGGCTTGGCAGTGGAGGTCGAGGGGGAGGGTGCCGACCAAGTTCCGCTGGGTCCCGACCACCTGGTGGTGCGCGCCATCCGACACGGGTTGCAGGCCCTTGAGGTCAGCGCCCCCGGCCTGGTGGTGCGGTGCCGCAACGACATCCCGCATTCCCGCGGTCTCGGCTCCTCCGCGGCGGCAGTGGTCAGCGGTCTCGCGGCTGTCAACGGGCTTGTTGCACAGACAGATTCGACACCGTTAAGCGCGGCGCAGCTGATCCAGCTGTCCTCGGAGTTCGAGGGGCATCCCGACAACGCCGCGGCCGCTGTGCTGGGTGGTGCGGTGGTTTCTTGGATCGACCGCAGCGCGGGGCCGCCAAAATACTCGGCGGTGCCGTTGCGCCTTCATCCCGATATCCACCTGTTTTGCGCGATTCCCGAGGAGCGTTCGTCGACCGCGGAGACGCGGGTACTGCTGCCCGCCCAGGTCAGTCACGACGACGCGCGGTTCAACGTCAGCCGCGCCGCGTTGCTGGTGGTAGCGCTCACCGAGCGGCCCGATCTGCTGATGGCGGCCACCGAAGACGTGCTACATCAGCCTCAGCGCGCCCAAGCAATGCTGGCGTCGGCGGAATATTTACGGCTGCTGCGGCGTCATAACGTGGCAGCAACGCTATCTGGGGCGGGTCCTGCATTGATTGCACTGACCACTGAGCCAGAGTTGCCACGAGAAGCGGTGCAGTACGGCGCCGCAAACGGATTTGCCATCACGGCGACGACCACCGGCGACGGAGTTCGCTGGAGCCCAGGAGTCACAGTTCCCGGTTAA
- the thrC gene encoding threonine synthase: MSVPRTAIHQPWPGVIAAYRDRLPVGDDWTPVTLLEGGTPLIAAPRLSKRTGCTIHLKVEGLNPTGSFKDRGMTMAVTDALARGQQAVLCASTGNTSASAAAYAARAGITCAVLIPQGKIAMGKLAQAVMHGAKIIQIDGNFDDCLELARKLAADFPAISLVNSVNPVRIEGQKTAAFEIVDALGAAPDVHALPVGNAGNITAYWKGYTEYHREGLIDKLPRMLGTQAAGAAPLVLGEPVSHPETIATAIRIGSPASWTSAVEAQQQSKGRFLAATDEEILAAYHLVAQAEGVFVEPASAASIAGLLKAIDDGWVVRGSTVVCTVTGNGLKDPDTALRDMPSVSPLPVDPIAVVEKLGLA; this comes from the coding sequence ATGAGCGTTCCACGGACGGCCATCCATCAGCCCTGGCCCGGCGTGATCGCTGCATACCGGGACCGGCTCCCGGTGGGTGACGATTGGACTCCCGTCACGCTGCTCGAAGGTGGCACTCCGCTGATCGCGGCACCGAGACTGTCCAAGCGGACCGGCTGCACGATCCACCTCAAGGTCGAGGGCCTCAACCCCACCGGGTCCTTCAAGGACCGCGGCATGACGATGGCGGTCACCGACGCACTGGCGCGTGGGCAGCAGGCGGTGTTGTGCGCATCGACCGGAAATACCTCGGCATCGGCGGCGGCATACGCCGCCAGGGCCGGCATCACCTGCGCGGTGCTGATACCGCAGGGCAAGATCGCGATGGGCAAGCTAGCCCAGGCGGTGATGCACGGCGCGAAGATCATTCAGATCGACGGGAACTTCGACGACTGCCTGGAACTGGCCCGCAAGTTGGCCGCCGACTTCCCGGCAATCTCCTTGGTGAATTCGGTCAACCCGGTGCGCATCGAGGGGCAGAAAACGGCGGCGTTCGAAATCGTCGACGCGTTGGGCGCCGCACCGGATGTGCATGCCCTTCCGGTTGGCAATGCCGGCAACATCACTGCGTATTGGAAGGGATACACCGAGTATCACCGCGAGGGACTGATCGACAAGCTGCCCCGCATGCTCGGCACGCAAGCCGCGGGCGCGGCGCCCTTGGTTCTTGGCGAACCGGTGAGTCATCCGGAGACGATCGCTACCGCGATCCGCATCGGGTCACCCGCGTCGTGGACTTCGGCCGTAGAGGCGCAGCAGCAGTCCAAGGGCCGTTTCTTGGCCGCTACCGACGAGGAAATCCTGGCCGCATACCACCTGGTTGCCCAAGCCGAAGGCGTCTTCGTCGAGCCCGCGTCCGCGGCCAGCATTGCGGGCTTGCTCAAGGCCATCGATGACGGCTGGGTGGTTCGCGGGTCGACGGTGGTGTGCACGGTTACCGGCAACGGCCTCAAGGATCCCGACACGGCACTGCGGGACATGCCGAGCGTGTCGCCGTTGCCCGTTGACCCCATCGCCGTCGTCGAGAAGTTGGGGCTGGCCTAG
- a CDS encoding homoserine dehydrogenase: MPGDEKPVGVAVLGLGNVGSEVVRIINGSADDLAGRIGAPLVLRGVGVRRVAADRGVPIDLLTDNIEELVTREDVDIVVEVMGPVEPSRKAILAALERGKSVVTANKALLSTSTGELAGAAESAHVDLYFEAAVAGAIPVIRPLTQSLAGDTVLKVAGIVNGTTNYILSEMDSTGADYDKALADASALGYAEADPTADVEGYDAAAKAAILASIAFHTRVTADDVYREGITKITPADFESARALGCTIKLLSICERITTDEGQQRVSARVYPALVPLSHPLATVNGAFNAVVVEAEAAGRLMFYGQGAGGAPTASAVTGDLVMAARNRVMRSRGPRESKYAQLPIAPMGFISTRYYVSMNVADKPGVLSAVAAEFAKREVSIAEVRQEGMVDADGQRVGARIVVVTHLATDAALSETVEALADLDVVQGVTSVLRLEGTGL, translated from the coding sequence GTGCCCGGTGACGAAAAGCCGGTCGGCGTAGCGGTACTCGGGTTGGGCAACGTCGGCAGCGAAGTTGTCCGAATCATTAACGGCAGTGCCGACGATCTCGCGGGCCGCATTGGCGCCCCGTTGGTGCTGCGCGGCGTGGGGGTGCGCCGGGTTGCCGCCGACCGCGGTGTGCCGATCGACTTGCTCACCGATAACATCGAAGAACTCGTCACGCGCGAGGACGTCGACATCGTCGTCGAAGTGATGGGCCCGGTGGAACCGTCGCGCAAGGCGATCCTGGCCGCACTCGAGCGTGGTAAGTCCGTCGTCACCGCGAACAAGGCGTTGCTCTCCACATCGACTGGGGAGCTTGCGGGAGCCGCCGAAAGCGCCCATGTGGACTTGTATTTCGAGGCCGCCGTCGCCGGTGCCATACCCGTCATCCGCCCGCTGACCCAGTCGCTGGCCGGTGACACGGTGCTAAAAGTGGCAGGCATCGTCAACGGCACCACCAACTACATCCTTTCGGAGATGGACAGCACCGGCGCTGACTACGACAAGGCTCTTGCCGACGCGAGCGCGCTGGGTTACGCAGAGGCCGATCCCACCGCGGACGTCGAAGGCTATGACGCCGCAGCGAAAGCCGCGATTCTGGCATCGATTGCCTTCCACACTCGGGTCACCGCCGACGACGTATATCGCGAGGGCATCACGAAGATCACCCCGGCTGATTTCGAGTCGGCGCGCGCCCTGGGTTGCACCATCAAGCTGCTGTCGATCTGTGAGCGCATCACCACCGACGAAGGACAGCAACGGGTTTCGGCCCGGGTCTATCCGGCGTTGGTGCCGCTGTCGCATCCGCTGGCCACGGTGAACGGTGCTTTCAACGCCGTGGTGGTCGAAGCCGAAGCCGCAGGAAGGCTGATGTTCTACGGCCAGGGCGCTGGCGGCGCGCCCACCGCGTCGGCAGTCACCGGCGACCTGGTGATGGCCGCCCGTAACCGAGTCATGAGGAGCCGCGGACCACGTGAATCCAAGTACGCTCAATTGCCGATAGCGCCAATGGGTTTCATCAGCACTCGTTACTACGTCAGCATGAATGTCGCCGACAAGCCGGGCGTATTGTCAGCCGTGGCAGCGGAATTCGCCAAACGCGAAGTCAGCATCGCCGAGGTGCGTCAGGAAGGCATGGTCGACGCGGATGGCCAACGCGTGGGAGCCCGCATCGTGGTGGTCACTCACCTGGCCACCGACGCCGCACTCTCGGAAACCGTTGAGGCGCTGGCCGACTTGGATGTCGTGCAGGGCGTCACGAGTGTGCTGCGACTGGAAGGAACCGGTCTATGA
- the lysA gene encoding diaminopimelate decarboxylase — protein sequence MLRLAPNVWPRNTTRDKAGVASIAGIKLTDLAHDYGTPLFVIDEDDFRSRCKETAAAFGGGANVHYAAKAFLCSEIARWIEEEGLSLDVCTGGELAVALHANFPPDRITLHGNNKSVAELTAAVKAGVGHIVLDSMTEIERLDAIAGEAGIVQDVLVRLTVGVEAHTHEFISTAHEDQKFGLSIASGAAMAAVRRVFATDHLRLVGLHSHIGSQIFDVAGFELAAHRVIGLLHEIVDEFGPATTAQLSTVDLGGGLGISYLAADDPPPIAELAAKLGAIVRNESATVGLSTPRLVVEPGRAIAGPGTITLYEVGTVKDVDISSTTNRRYVSVDGGMSDNIRTALYDALYDVRLVSRVSDAPAVAARVVGKHCESGDIIVRDAWVPDDLRPGDLVAVAATGAYCYSLSSRYNMIGRPAVVAVRAGEARLILRRETVDDLLSLEVR from the coding sequence CTGTTGCGGTTGGCGCCGAATGTGTGGCCTCGCAACACCACTCGTGACAAAGCTGGCGTGGCCAGCATTGCCGGCATCAAACTGACCGATCTGGCCCACGATTACGGAACACCGCTGTTCGTCATCGACGAGGACGACTTTCGGTCCCGGTGCAAAGAGACCGCCGCCGCATTCGGTGGTGGCGCCAACGTGCACTACGCCGCCAAGGCCTTCCTGTGCAGCGAAATAGCGCGGTGGATCGAGGAAGAAGGGCTTTCCCTCGATGTGTGCACCGGGGGGGAGCTGGCCGTCGCGCTGCACGCGAACTTCCCGCCAGATCGAATCACGTTGCACGGCAATAACAAATCGGTCGCAGAGCTTACCGCCGCGGTCAAAGCCGGCGTCGGCCATATCGTGCTGGACTCGATGACCGAGATCGAGCGCCTGGACGCAATCGCGGGGGAGGCCGGAATCGTCCAGGATGTCCTGGTGCGTCTCACCGTCGGTGTCGAGGCTCATACGCACGAGTTCATCTCCACCGCCCACGAAGATCAGAAGTTCGGGCTGTCGATAGCGAGCGGGGCCGCCATGGCGGCAGTGCGGCGGGTATTCGCCACTGATCACCTGCGACTGGTCGGGCTGCACAGCCACATCGGTTCGCAGATCTTCGATGTCGCCGGCTTCGAACTCGCCGCCCACCGGGTGATCGGCCTGCTTCATGAGATTGTCGACGAGTTTGGCCCGGCAACGACGGCGCAGCTGTCCACCGTCGATCTCGGTGGCGGCCTGGGCATCTCGTACCTGGCAGCCGACGATCCGCCGCCGATAGCCGAGCTGGCGGCCAAGTTGGGCGCCATCGTGAGAAACGAATCAGCAACGGTCGGGCTGTCTACGCCCAGGCTGGTGGTCGAGCCCGGACGTGCCATCGCCGGACCGGGCACCATCACGCTATACGAAGTCGGTACGGTCAAGGACGTCGACATCAGCTCCACGACCAACCGGCGCTATGTCAGTGTCGACGGCGGCATGAGCGACAACATCCGCACTGCCCTCTATGACGCGCTGTATGACGTCCGACTGGTCTCGCGCGTCAGCGATGCACCCGCCGTTGCGGCCCGGGTCGTCGGAAAGCACTGCGAAAGCGGCGACATCATCGTGCGAGACGCGTGGGTGCCCGACGACCTACGGCCTGGCGACCTGGTCGCAGTGGCCGCCACCGGCGCCTACTGCTATTCGCTATCGAGCCGTTACAACATGATTGGCCGTCCCGCAGTGGTCGCGGTGCGAGCGGGCGAGGCCCGCCTGATCCTGCGCCGGGAGACGGTCGACGATCTGCTGAGTTTGGAGGTGAGGTGA
- the argS gene encoding arginine--tRNA ligase — protein sequence MTPADLAELLGATATAVLAEHGLDVSALPPAVTVERPRNPEHGDYASNLALQLAKKIGTNPRDLAGWLAEALTKADGIAKAEVAGPGFINMRLEASAQAKVVNNVIDTGDTYGHSQLLAGQKVNLEFVSANPTGPIHIGGTRWAAVGDALGRLLTTQGADVVREYYFNDHGAQIDRFANSLVAAAKGEPTPADGYAGTYIIDIAAQVLQKAPDALSLPEAEMRETFREIGVDLMFAHIKESLHEFGTDFDVYTHEDSMHTSGRVDQAIARLRETGNIYQKDGATWLRSSAFGDDKDRVVIKSDGKPAYIAGDLAYYLDKRQRGFDLCIYMLGADHHGYIARLKAAAAAFGEDPATVEVLIGQMVNLVRDGQPVRMSKRAGTVITLDDLVEALGVDAARYSLIRSSVDTAIDIDLALWSSASNENPVYYVQYAHARLSALARNAAELGLIPNTANLELLNHDKEGTLLRTIGDFQKVLKTAASLREPHRVCRYLEDLAGDYHRFYDSCRVLPQGDERPTDLHTARLALCQAARQVIANGLAILGVSAPERM from the coding sequence GTGACCCCCGCCGACCTGGCTGAGCTGCTCGGAGCCACCGCGACTGCGGTGCTGGCCGAGCATGGCCTCGACGTGTCTGCGTTGCCGCCGGCGGTCACCGTGGAACGCCCCCGCAATCCCGAACACGGCGATTACGCGAGCAACCTCGCGCTCCAGCTCGCTAAAAAGATTGGTACCAACCCCCGTGACCTCGCCGGTTGGCTCGCCGAGGCGCTGACAAAGGCCGACGGCATCGCGAAAGCGGAAGTCGCCGGACCGGGCTTTATCAATATGCGCCTCGAGGCCTCGGCGCAGGCCAAGGTCGTCAACAACGTCATCGACACCGGCGACACCTACGGCCACTCGCAGCTACTGGCGGGCCAGAAGGTCAACCTGGAATTCGTCTCGGCCAACCCGACCGGACCGATCCACATCGGCGGCACCCGCTGGGCCGCCGTCGGCGACGCACTGGGCCGCTTGCTCACTACACAAGGCGCCGACGTGGTGCGCGAATACTACTTCAACGACCATGGCGCCCAGATCGACCGCTTCGCCAACTCCCTGGTCGCCGCCGCCAAGGGTGAGCCCACGCCGGCCGACGGCTACGCGGGCACCTACATCATCGACATCGCCGCACAGGTACTGCAGAAGGCGCCCGACGCGCTGAGCCTGCCCGAGGCCGAGATGCGCGAGACGTTCCGCGAAATCGGCGTCGACCTGATGTTCGCCCACATCAAAGAGTCGCTGCACGAGTTTGGCACCGACTTCGACGTCTATACCCATGAAGACTCGATGCACACCAGCGGCCGCGTCGACCAGGCCATCGCCAGGCTTCGCGAAACCGGCAACATCTACCAGAAGGACGGCGCAACCTGGTTGCGCAGCAGCGCTTTTGGCGACGACAAGGACCGCGTCGTGATCAAAAGCGACGGCAAGCCGGCCTACATCGCGGGTGATCTCGCGTACTACCTGGACAAACGGCAGCGCGGTTTCGACTTGTGCATTTACATGCTCGGCGCCGATCACCACGGGTACATAGCCCGGCTCAAGGCGGCCGCGGCGGCGTTCGGTGAAGACCCGGCAACCGTCGAGGTGCTCATCGGGCAGATGGTCAACCTGGTCCGCGACGGCCAGCCGGTCCGGATGAGCAAGCGGGCGGGCACCGTGATCACGCTCGACGACCTGGTCGAGGCCCTCGGTGTCGACGCCGCGCGGTACAGCCTGATCCGCTCGTCAGTGGACACTGCGATCGATATCGACCTGGCGCTGTGGTCCTCGGCATCGAATGAAAACCCGGTCTATTATGTGCAATACGCGCATGCCCGGTTGTCGGCACTGGCCCGCAACGCCGCAGAACTCGGCCTGATCCCCAATACCGCCAACCTCGAACTGCTCAACCACGACAAAGAGGGCACGCTGCTGCGCACCATCGGCGACTTCCAAAAGGTACTGAAAACGGCCGCCTCGCTAAGAGAACCGCACCGGGTATGTCGCTACCTGGAAGACCTCGCCGGCGACTACCATCGCTTCTACGACTCGTGCAGGGTGCTGCCCCAAGGCGACGAGCGGCCCACCGACCTGCATACCGCGCGCCTAGCGTTGTGCCAGGCCGCCCGCCAGGTCATCGCCAATGGGCTGGCAATCCTTGGCGTCAGCGCCCCGGAGCGAATGTGA
- a CDS encoding helix-turn-helix domain-containing protein, translating into MSVGWCRQIKHGNALVGTPREERAEVVASLRESGLSLRAIAAATGDSHMTIQRELAGVSKCYT; encoded by the coding sequence ATGTCGGTGGGTTGGTGTAGACAGATCAAGCATGGCAATGCGCTGGTGGGTACCCCGCGCGAGGAGCGGGCGGAAGTCGTTGCTTCACTAAGGGAATCAGGGCTGAGCTTACGGGCCATTGCTGCGGCCACTGGCGATAGCCATATGACAATCCAACGCGAGTTGGCAGGTGTATCAAAATGTTACACCTGA
- a CDS encoding type II toxin-antitoxin system death-on-curing family toxin, producing MTMYLNTDNVQMLNERFTGPDMLRDFGLLESAVMRPQSSAFGEDAFPTIHEKAAALLHGLARNHPFIDGNKRTAWAATHVFYQLNGYIVRVDDADIVGLMVDVAEGQLDVPTIAATLKDWAQPFELPDHLAPE from the coding sequence ATGACGATGTACCTCAACACCGACAACGTGCAGATGCTCAACGAGCGCTTCACCGGGCCGGACATGTTGAGGGACTTCGGGCTACTCGAATCGGCAGTGATGAGGCCACAGTCGAGCGCGTTCGGTGAGGATGCTTTTCCCACGATCCACGAGAAAGCGGCGGCGCTGCTGCACGGCCTGGCGCGCAACCACCCATTCATCGACGGCAACAAGCGCACCGCGTGGGCAGCAACCCACGTGTTCTATCAGTTGAACGGCTACATTGTGCGCGTCGACGATGCCGACATTGTCGGCCTGATGGTCGACGTAGCGGAAGGGCAATTAGACGTGCCGACCATCGCCGCCACGCTTAAGGATTGGGCGCAGCCGTTCGAGTTGCCCGATCACCTGGCACCCGAATAA
- a CDS encoding ribbon-helix-helix protein, CopG family, whose protein sequence is MTQPTPKDVSTAREAARFPVRLPAELADTLRNYAFVTDTSINDVIKQAVAEYLKAHARTDMVRAAFERVLQQHAAAFEKLEHL, encoded by the coding sequence ATGACACAGCCGACCCCTAAAGATGTTTCCACGGCTCGGGAAGCGGCGCGCTTTCCTGTGCGCCTGCCAGCCGAACTGGCCGACACGCTGCGCAACTATGCGTTTGTCACCGACACGTCGATCAACGACGTCATCAAGCAAGCCGTGGCCGAGTACCTAAAGGCCCACGCCCGGACGGATATGGTGCGGGCTGCGTTCGAGCGAGTGTTGCAGCAGCACGCCGCCGCGTTCGAGAAGCTGGAACACCTCTGA